In Elephas maximus indicus isolate mEleMax1 chromosome 7, mEleMax1 primary haplotype, whole genome shotgun sequence, the following proteins share a genomic window:
- the LOC126080830 gene encoding olfactory receptor 5B3-like, giving the protein MGNRTEVTQFILLGLTNAPELQFPLFIIFTLIYLINVLGNLGVIVLILWDSCLHTPMYFFLSNLSLADICYSSAVTPTVLARFLTGDNVISYKACAAQMFFFVLFVSVENFLLASMAYDRYAAVCKPLYYTTTMTTELCAHLAIGSYVGGILSGSIHTGVTFHLSFCMSNVVHHFFCDVPAVGVLSCSDRHISEMILVFAASFNIFFALLVISISYLLIFITILNMHTAEGYRKALSTCASHFVAVSIFYGTCIFVYMQPSSSHSMDTDKKASVFYTMVIPMMNPLVYSLRNKDVKSALEKVVEKAKLSLGLTI; this is encoded by the coding sequence ATGGGGAACAGAACAGAAGTGACTCAGTTCATCCTGCTAGGACTAACGAATGCCCCAGAGCTTCAGTTCCCCCTCTTTATAATATTCACTCTCATTTACCTCATCAATGTGCTTGGGAACCTGGGGGTGATCGTGTTGATTTTGTGGGACTCTTgtctccacactcccatgtattttttcctcagtaATTTGTCTCTGGCAGACATTTGTTACTCTTCTGCTGTTACTCCTACGGTGTTGGCTAGGTTCCTTACAGGAGACAATGTCATCTCCTACAAAGCATGTGCTGCtcagatgttcttttttgtacTATTTGTTTCTGTGGAAAATTTCCTGTTGGCctcaatggcctatgaccgctacgcAGCAGTGTGTAAACCCCTATATTACACTACCACCATGACTACAGAACTGTGTGCCCATCTGGCTATAGGTTCCTATGTTGGTGGTATCTTGAGTGGCTCTATCCACACTGGGGTCACATTCCACCTCTCCTTCTGTATGTCCAATGTGGTCCATCACTTTTTCTGTGATGTTCCAGCAGTCGGGGTTCTCTCTTGCTCCGATAGACACATTAGTGAGATGATTCTTGTTTTTGCAGCCAGCTTCAATATCTTTTTTGCTCTTCTGGTTATCTCGATATCCTACCTACTCATATTTATCACCATCCTAAATATGCACACAGCTGAAGGATATCGGAAGGCTTTATCCACTTGCGCTTCTCACTTCGTCGCAGTCTCTATCTTCTATGGGACATGCATCTTCGTGTACATGCAGCCCAGCTCCAGCCATTCTATGGACACAGACAAAAAGGCATCTGTGTTCTATACTATGGTCATCCCCATGATGAACCCCCTggtctacagcctgaggaacaaggatgTCAAGAGTGCATTAGAGAAGGTTGTTGAGAAGGCTAAATTGTCTCTAGGCTTAACTATTTAA